The window AGGCGGACGCCTGTGCTCCCGCTGACCCCCGCGCTCAGCCGCCTCCCGAGGCCATGATGATGACTACTGACTTCGCGATCGCGATTCGAAGTCGTCCGGATTGGCCTCTGCGTTATTTACTTCTAGCGGCAAAAACGAGGGGCCCTTGGTGTCAGTCGCGGGTGAGATCACTCGTTCGAACTGGCGCTTCACCGTCGCGAATAGGTTCTCGGCATCCGCTAGAGTCATGGATTGCGAGGTGCGCTTAAGATCGCTAGATCGCTGATACACGGTCTGCCTTTCCGAGGACGCGTGTCTGAATTTTCCCATTTGTAAGCAACCTGAACACCTAACGAACGAAAGAGACGTCTTGATATGCCGAAGAATCTGTTTCCGTTGGATAACACTAAGAAGTTCACCGACCAGAAAATTGTTGGGCACAATCGATGGCACCCAGACATTCCTGCGGCGGTAAACATCAAACCCGGCGAAGTCTTCCGCGCGGATATCCGCGAGTGGTTCGATGGAGCCATTCACAACGATGAATCGGCAGATGACGTTCGGCATGCCCCGCTTCCAGGGGTGCACGTCCTCAGTGGGCCGTTCTACGTCGAGGGCGCCGAACCTGGCGACCTGCTGATCGTCGACATCCTCGAGATCGACGCCTGCGATCAAGAGGACGAAGGGCCCTTTTCGGGCATGGGCTGGGGCTATACCGGCGTGTTTGCCACGAAGAACGGCGGCGGCTTCCTCACGGAGCGGTTCCCCGATGCCTACAAGGTGATCTGGGACTTCAAGGGCGACGTCGCCACCTCGCGTCACATTCCGGAAGTCTCTTACGCGGGCATCCATCACCCGGGTCTGATGGGTACCGCACCGTCGGCCGAACTGCTCGCAAAGTGGACGAAGCGCGAAACCGACCTGATTGCGACCGACCCCCATCGTGTGCCGCCGCTGGCTCTGCCCCCGCTCCCTGACAGCGCCATTCTGGGATCTCTCAAGGGCGCCGAGTTCGATCGGGTCGCTCGCGAGGCAGCCCGGACGGCTCCGCCTCGTGAAAACGGCGGAAACCAGGACATCAAGAACCTAACCGCGGGAAGCCGGGTCTTCTATCCTGTCTTTGTTCCTGGGGCGAAGTTGTCGTTTGGTGACCTGCACTTCTCCCAGGGCGATGGCGAGATTACGTTCTGCGGCGCAATTGAGATGGGCGGGTTCATGGACCTGCACGTCGATCTCATCAAGGGTGGCATGGCCACGTATGGCGTTGGTGAGAATGCGATCTTCATGCCCGGCATCCGCGATCCGCACTACTCGGAGTGGCTTGCATTCTCGGGTGTCTCGGTAGACCTCGCCGGCAAGCAGCACTATCTGGACTCGCAATTGGCTTACGCGCGCGCCTGCCACCACGCCATCGATTATCTCATGAAATTCGGCTACACGGACATCCAGGCGTACATGATCCTGGGGTCAGCGCCGGTCGAGGGACGGTTCTCCGGTGTGGTTGACATCCCGAACTCGTGTGCGACGATCTACATCCCTAGGGCGATCTTCGACTTCGACGTCCGCCCGTCTGCGAGCGGGAAGCCCCACCAGGTGAAGCAAGGCGTTCCAGTGCCGAAGTCATCGAACTAAGGAGAACGCTCTGTGTTAGCAGGACTGGCCTTATTTTATGTGGGCGCCGTGTTGTGTCTAAACGGTCTCTGGTTGCTTGGCCGGATTGGTGATAAGGAGATCGCGGTCATCGACATTTTCGTTGGCGGAATCACGTTGCTGGTAGCTCTTAATCTCGCATTCGGTCCGGGTGCTGACTTGGCATCGATCAAGGCGGGTGCGCTTTTGCTTCTGTTCACATTCACCTACTTCTGGGTTGCATGGAATCGGTACAACGGCGCTGATGGTCGCGGATTAGGCTGGTTCTGCTTATTCGTGGCCGTCACCACGGTTCCGGTGTGCCTTCAGACGCTGCAAGGCGCGACGACGACCTGGGGCGTCTGGTTAGGCCTATGTTGGGCTGCGTGGGGGGTTTTGTGGTTCCTGTTTTTCGTTCTTCTCGTGATGCAGAAACCAATTGCCAAGCTTGCCGGGATCGTCGCGGTTATCGAGGGGATTCTTACCGGCTGGCTTCCGGGCTTCTTGCTGCTCAACGGCCTTCTCAAATAGGACGCTCGGTTTCATTTTCCGCCGATGTGTTTAAAGTGTGGCCGATCCGAGAGCCCATCGATCGGTTTCGGCCCGCACAACTCAATGCGCGCCCATCGACTTGCGGCGGCGCATTGTGGCTGGGTTAATTCCTGGCGCCCGTTGCGGAGTGCTGTTGCTGTTTTCAGGCAAAGAACACCCGGATCTCGCAGCCACGTCGTCCCAGGGGAGGAGGTTGGCCGCGGCTTGTTACGTAACCGATCGAATTTGAACGCGATTGATCGCCCGGCAAGGTGAGCGTGCTGGCCAAGTCGTGTTGTAAGGGTTCGTGCGCATGAAACCTACGAGAACCCGCATATTTAAAGGGTTTTTCTCATCCGTATGCGCATGAACTTTTCGCTCGCCCGCACCTTGGGTGGCAGGCGTCGCGCCGGGAGAGAGCCTGATGGGCTTGGCAATGTATATTATCGATCGATGTACCAACATTTTCCGTTTCCGGCCTGCCGGATCGAGCAGGTCACCTGTCTACCCTTCCCATGATCCTATCTGTTCAACCTCAATAGCATCCCTTCGGGGCTGGATCACCTGGTTTCAGGAGAACTTTCACGCCCTCCTTGTTCTTCACCACCTCGAGTGCTTTATCCCACTCGACGATGGTATAGCGATGGGTAATCAGCCGTTTGGCATCCACCTTTCGTTCCGCGAGCAATTTCAGAGCGCGGGGCCACGCCGAAGGCACGCTGGCGTTTGTGCCGGTGACTACCAGCTCCTTATAACAAACGGCATCCTGATCAAACGCAATCGGTTTGCCGTATAACCCCATCTGGCAAAAGCGGCCGCCCCGGCGCGCCAGGCTGGTCAACGTCCCGGCGGCCGGGGCAGCACCCGAGCATTCAACCACGAGGTCAGCGCCTTCCGAATGGAGAATATCCGCCGCCGCTTGCGCAACGTCATCAACTCGTTGCGCGTTAATAATGCCATCGGCGCCCAAGGCCTCGGCCATGTTGAGCCGTTCTGAATCCTGGTCGGTGCCGATCACAAGCACGGTCGCTCCCGCCCCTTTAGCCAGCTGCAAGGCCAGTAATCCAATGGGTCCGGGGCCCGTGATCGCCACGGTGTCGCCGGCCCGCACCTGGGCGGTTTCGATGACCCCGTGAACCGTGCACGCCAACGGCTCAGTCATGGCGGCACTCTCCAGATCAAGTTCGTCGGGAACGCGATGCAGGTTAGACGCCGGCGTTACCAGGTAAGGGGCAAAGGCACCGTCCTGCTTTGAGCCGATGGATCGCCGTTTTACGCACAGATTTCTTCGGCCGCAACGGCAATGGAGGCATTTGCCGCAGGTGTAAAAGTAAGTCTCCGTGGTCACCCGATCTCCTACATTCCACCCGGAGACATTGCGTCCCAACTCGACGATTTCGCCGGCCAGTTCATGGCCGATCGTAACCGGCGGGTAAGTTTCAAATTCGTCAAGGTAGATATGCAGGTCGGTACCGCATATTCCCGCAGAGTTAACCGCAATAACGACCTGATCCGCGTCGGGCCGCGGCTCCTCTATTTGCCGGACCTTAACGTTGCCGATCCCGCGTTCCAGTTTTCGTACCGCTAACATACAGAACTCTTCCCGCCCCGAGGTGCCGTCTGACCCCGCTCCGTATGCGGCCTGCGCCCGGCACCGAAGCGGCAACTGCAGCAAAGGTCGCCCGAAGCCTGTACCAGTTCGTGCGATTCACGGGTGAAATCAAGCCCCTGAATGCGGCATACGCTCGATCCGGAGGTGCAGGTAAGAAAGGGGGGCAACTCGCAACTCAAAGCAGACGGATGGCGCCTCCTTCCTCGTCGCTCGCGGGTGTGCCCTGGCCCGAGCCCGGCGCGGGGAAACTTTGGCCGGCATCATCGATCACCAAAACAAAATCGACGTTCTCGCCAAGGCATGGCGGGCTGACTTCCACGCGGGGGCGCCGGTCGAAAACGCCCAGGTCGACGTGGGTGCCGTTCCGGGGGTTAAACCACCAAAAATGCAACTGGTTGCCGTTCAGGGCGTCCGTACAGACGAGGTACTTCCGGGAACTGGCGCTGTAGACCATCGCGTAGCGCCCGCTTTCGTCCCGGGTAGCGCCTACACGCTTTGTGCCTGTCCCCGGAACGGCGTTCGGCACCGAAGATGGGACCACTAACTCCGGGTCGGGGATGCGGCTCAGGAACGGGCGGCTTTCAAGAAGGGCACGCGCGTGGCGCACCTGCCATGCGCCGGGGCTGTCCAGGGCCTCCCGCCAGTACCCCAGCGGCCGGTTGACGCCCTCGCCGCGTTCGGGAGCGTGGAACTGCCAGATGGTATGATGGCCGTAGGTGTGCCCGAACGCCCCCGCAAACAGGTCCAGGTACAAGAAACGCCGGACATCGTGCGCGTTGGAATAGCCCTGATTGGCCGCGTCGAACCCAATCGGATGGTCCTCGTACAACGGTTCGCCATCCAGAACCGGCTTGACGGGTTCCCGCGCGTAATCATCGGCAATTCTCTGCCAGGTCCTGGTGCGATCCCCGTGGCCGTTCTGACGCATGTTGAAGTCCAGGAGCGGATCGGCATTAGGAAAGGCGTGCGCAGAGGTAGACACCACGTCGTCACCCCCGCGGGGATGAAACGTGACGAGGTGCGCTCCGCCGTCTCCCGCGCGCAAGCCTTCCCCCAGGGAGCGCCAGATGGCGCGCTTTTCTTCGTCGTCGACGAGGCGGTCGCCACCGAGGATCCAGACCAGGCCTGCATGACGGTACCGTCTGCCCAGGGTCTCGCCATAAGTCCGGGC of the Verrucomicrobiota bacterium genome contains:
- a CDS encoding AmiS/UreI family transporter, whose translation is MLAGLALFYVGAVLCLNGLWLLGRIGDKEIAVIDIFVGGITLLVALNLAFGPGADLASIKAGALLLLFTFTYFWVAWNRYNGADGRGLGWFCLFVAVTTVPVCLQTLQGATTTWGVWLGLCWAAWGVLWFLFFVLLVMQKPIAKLAGIVAVIEGILTGWLPGFLLLNGLLK
- a CDS encoding acetamidase/formamidase family protein, producing MPKNLFPLDNTKKFTDQKIVGHNRWHPDIPAAVNIKPGEVFRADIREWFDGAIHNDESADDVRHAPLPGVHVLSGPFYVEGAEPGDLLIVDILEIDACDQEDEGPFSGMGWGYTGVFATKNGGGFLTERFPDAYKVIWDFKGDVATSRHIPEVSYAGIHHPGLMGTAPSAELLAKWTKRETDLIATDPHRVPPLALPPLPDSAILGSLKGAEFDRVAREAARTAPPRENGGNQDIKNLTAGSRVFYPVFVPGAKLSFGDLHFSQGDGEITFCGAIEMGGFMDLHVDLIKGGMATYGVGENAIFMPGIRDPHYSEWLAFSGVSVDLAGKQHYLDSQLAYARACHHAIDYLMKFGYTDIQAYMILGSAPVEGRFSGVVDIPNSCATIYIPRAIFDFDVRPSASGKPHQVKQGVPVPKSSN
- a CDS encoding zinc-binding dehydrogenase, translating into MLAVRKLERGIGNVKVRQIEEPRPDADQVVIAVNSAGICGTDLHIYLDEFETYPPVTIGHELAGEIVELGRNVSGWNVGDRVTTETYFYTCGKCLHCRCGRRNLCVKRRSIGSKQDGAFAPYLVTPASNLHRVPDELDLESAAMTEPLACTVHGVIETAQVRAGDTVAITGPGPIGLLALQLAKGAGATVLVIGTDQDSERLNMAEALGADGIINAQRVDDVAQAAADILHSEGADLVVECSGAAPAAGTLTSLARRGGRFCQMGLYGKPIAFDQDAVCYKELVVTGTNASVPSAWPRALKLLAERKVDAKRLITHRYTIVEWDKALEVVKNKEGVKVLLKPGDPAPKGCY
- a CDS encoding DUF4038 domain-containing protein, with the translated sequence MPDEPSRPTTRQEPDSPPLRVSGNRRFLVRADGSPFAWFADTAWELFHRLTREEAAVYLNKRAGQGFTLIQAVVLAEFEGVRHPNAYGDSALIGDDPAQPNDAYFRHVDWIVAQANALGLVVGMLPTWGDKVGKTHGDGPRIFTPRNARTYGETLGRRYRHAGLVWILGGDRLVDDEEKRAIWRSLGEGLRAGDGGAHLVTFHPRGGDDVVSTSAHAFPNADPLLDFNMRQNGHGDRTRTWQRIADDYAREPVKPVLDGEPLYEDHPIGFDAANQGYSNAHDVRRFLYLDLFAGAFGHTYGHHTIWQFHAPERGEGVNRPLGYWREALDSPGAWQVRHARALLESRPFLSRIPDPELVVPSSVPNAVPGTGTKRVGATRDESGRYAMVYSASSRKYLVCTDALNGNQLHFWWFNPRNGTHVDLGVFDRRPRVEVSPPCLGENVDFVLVIDDAGQSFPAPGSGQGTPASDEEGGAIRLL